A window of Paremcibacter congregatus contains these coding sequences:
- a CDS encoding MarR family winged helix-turn-helix transcriptional regulator, whose translation MADKDAKPLVLESFLPYRLSFLTNIISQDLARLYGEKFDLTPHEWKVLANLKRHANMSAAEVGDNTAMDKVAVSRAVRSLCDKGLVDKIFSQQDRRRSVLNLTNKGEEIYHQIEPLVVGYESDLLASLDQAELTQLDHLLTKLTTRAVKPEK comes from the coding sequence ATGGCAGACAAAGACGCTAAACCCCTGGTTCTGGAGAGCTTCCTGCCTTACAGACTGTCCTTTCTGACCAATATCATCAGCCAGGACCTGGCCCGTCTTTATGGAGAAAAATTTGATCTGACCCCCCATGAATGGAAAGTTCTGGCGAATCTCAAACGTCACGCCAACATGTCGGCGGCGGAAGTTGGCGACAACACGGCCATGGACAAGGTCGCCGTCAGCCGCGCGGTAAGAAGTCTCTGCGACAAGGGACTGGTGGACAAAATCTTCTCTCAGCAGGATCGCCGCCGCTCGGTGCTGAATCTCACCAACAAGGGTGAGGAAATCTATCATCAGATTGAACCGCTTGTGGTCGGCTACGAAAGCGACCTTCTTGCGTCCCTAGACCAAGCCGAGCTTACCCAGCTTGATCATCTGCTGACCAAACTCACCACCCGGGCGGTGAAACCTGAAAAATGA